From the Nonlabens marinus S1-08 genome, one window contains:
- a CDS encoding glycoside hydrolase family 65 protein: MSREYIKPNPWSIIEEGWNPDLVKSSESLFSIGNGAMGQRANFEETYSGETFQGSYVAGVYYPDKTRVGWWKNGYPEYFAKVLNAPNFIGIDVFIDGEALDLAKFEKSDVKDYRRELNMKEGWYERSFKIELSDAKTIQVTARRFLSLNIDELAVINYQVTALKGDMRISFQPYLDAGITNEDSNWDDKFWEVEELQTTDHQAFIRSRTNKTNFYVCTFMQSELYKNGEHVQYADPFDKNETVIRHKVATQLAEGDTATLLKYAGYTSSLNYEHFEIFDAAKNVLHKAIEKGYDQLLEEQKDVWAQIWLMADITIEGDMKAQQGIRFNIFQLNQTYSGKDARLNIGPKGFTGEKYGGSTYWDTEAYCIPFYMATKDQKVARNLLKYRYEQLDKAIENAEKLGFSNGAALFPMVTMNGEESHNEWEITFEEIHRNGAMVYAIHNYVRYTGDYSYVPEMGLEVMIAIARFWHQRATFSQRANKFMILGVTGPNEYENNVNNNWYTNYLAKWCIEQTVNHLNKVKDGHNDDYNRIIGLTKITDGEVASWLEVAQNMYEPFDEDLGIYLQQDGFLDKEIVPVSELKASQRPINQKWSWDRILRSCYIKQADVLQGFYFFEDHFSKEDLEKHFNFYEPLTVHESSLSPCVHSIQAAHLGRMDQAYEFYLRTSRLDLDDYNHEVEEGCHITSMAGTWMSIVEGFGGLKIVDDMPSFNTRLPEQWESFSFKINFRDQILKVHVAKDGTTVTLDGDSSQDILVNGEKQTLEPVAVNS, encoded by the coding sequence ATGAGTCGAGAATATATCAAACCAAATCCTTGGTCTATTATTGAAGAAGGCTGGAATCCAGACCTAGTTAAATCCAGTGAAAGCCTTTTTTCTATTGGTAATGGCGCCATGGGACAGCGAGCTAATTTTGAAGAAACTTACAGTGGTGAAACCTTTCAGGGCAGTTATGTAGCTGGAGTGTATTACCCAGATAAAACGAGAGTAGGCTGGTGGAAAAACGGTTACCCAGAGTACTTTGCTAAAGTGTTGAATGCCCCAAATTTTATTGGGATAGATGTCTTTATTGATGGAGAAGCTCTGGATCTAGCAAAGTTTGAAAAATCTGACGTTAAGGATTACCGCCGTGAATTGAACATGAAAGAAGGTTGGTACGAACGCTCATTTAAAATAGAGCTTTCTGACGCTAAGACGATCCAAGTAACCGCTCGCCGATTTCTTTCTTTAAACATAGATGAACTTGCCGTTATCAATTACCAAGTAACGGCATTGAAAGGAGATATGCGTATTTCCTTCCAGCCTTACCTGGACGCTGGAATTACTAATGAAGACTCTAACTGGGATGATAAGTTTTGGGAAGTAGAAGAGTTACAGACTACAGATCATCAAGCATTCATTCGCAGTCGAACTAATAAAACCAATTTCTACGTTTGCACATTCATGCAATCTGAGTTGTACAAGAATGGCGAGCATGTGCAATACGCAGATCCATTTGACAAGAATGAAACAGTAATTCGTCATAAAGTGGCAACTCAACTTGCAGAAGGCGATACTGCAACTTTATTAAAATATGCTGGATATACTTCAAGTTTGAATTACGAGCACTTTGAGATATTTGATGCAGCAAAGAATGTGCTTCATAAAGCAATCGAGAAAGGCTACGATCAATTGCTTGAAGAGCAAAAAGACGTCTGGGCCCAAATTTGGTTGATGGCAGATATTACTATTGAAGGTGATATGAAAGCACAACAAGGGATACGTTTCAATATCTTCCAATTAAATCAAACTTACTCTGGTAAAGACGCAAGATTAAACATAGGCCCTAAAGGATTTACTGGTGAAAAATATGGTGGGTCAACCTATTGGGATACTGAAGCATATTGCATACCTTTCTACATGGCTACTAAAGATCAAAAAGTAGCTAGAAACTTACTGAAATATAGGTATGAGCAGCTAGACAAGGCCATTGAGAATGCCGAGAAATTGGGGTTCTCTAATGGAGCTGCTCTATTCCCTATGGTCACCATGAATGGTGAGGAAAGCCATAATGAATGGGAAATTACCTTTGAAGAGATCCACCGCAATGGCGCGATGGTCTACGCAATTCACAACTACGTTAGATATACAGGAGACTATTCTTATGTGCCAGAAATGGGACTAGAAGTCATGATTGCGATTGCTAGATTCTGGCATCAGCGAGCCACATTCTCTCAACGTGCCAATAAATTCATGATTCTGGGAGTCACTGGACCTAATGAGTACGAAAACAACGTCAATAATAATTGGTACACGAATTACCTAGCAAAATGGTGTATTGAGCAAACGGTTAATCATCTTAACAAAGTAAAGGATGGCCATAATGATGATTACAATAGGATCATAGGTCTTACTAAAATTACCGATGGAGAGGTGGCTTCCTGGTTAGAGGTTGCTCAAAATATGTATGAGCCTTTTGATGAAGACTTAGGTATTTATTTACAACAAGACGGATTTTTAGACAAAGAAATAGTTCCTGTTTCAGAGTTGAAAGCCTCCCAGCGACCTATCAATCAAAAATGGTCTTGGGATCGAATTCTACGCAGTTGCTATATCAAACAAGCAGACGTGCTTCAAGGATTTTACTTTTTTGAAGATCATTTTTCTAAAGAAGATCTAGAAAAACATTTTAATTTTTACGAGCCATTGACTGTTCATGAAAGTTCGCTTTCTCCATGTGTTCACAGCATACAAGCAGCACATTTGGGTCGAATGGATCAGGCTTATGAGTTTTACTTGAGAACTTCGCGTTTAGACCTCGATGATTACAATCATGAGGTGGAGGAAGGTTGTCATATCACCAGTATGGCGGGAACCTGGATGAGTATTGTAGAAGGTTTCGGTGGTTTGAAGATTGTGGATGACATGCCTAGTTTTAATACCCGATTGCCAGAACAGTGGGAATCCTTCAGTTTCAAGATTAACTTTAGAGATCAGATTTTGAAAGTACATGTGGCTAAAGACGGTACCACAGTAACCTTAGATGGCGATAGTAGTCAAGATATTTTGGTTAACGGTGAAAAGCAAACCTTGGAACCTGTAG
- a CDS encoding MFS transporter, which translates to MQKPKLGFWDIWNMSFGFLGIQFGFALQGSTMSRIFETLGASKDDIPMLWIAAPLAGLIVQPIVGYLSDNTWHKRLGRRRPFFLLGAILSSIALLFMPFSSEVWMAAGLLLVLDASINISMEPFRALVADKLPESQRSYGFVVQTLIIGVGTWIASNLPKFLNNTLNISNEAAPGVVPDSVKIAFGVGALVFITSILVTIFTTKEYSPEEMAAFDDASEPEEKKGMWATISSTYALMPVIMKKLGVVQFFSWFAFFAMWTLANPALTEHIYNAPKPDVKNFAQLDDSDNVLLDANQATLFLDQTQEDAYTTQDKAYNEASDDVGSKMGIYGLSSMAFALLLTFYTAYNSINRKVVHMASLVLGGLGFLLMFYIPGEPEYLVLCFALVGIAWGSILSMPYAMLSSSVESSKMGLMMGVFNMFIVIPQIIAALGGVVLLHNLIGEESIHAMTIAGIFLILAALSNLLITNKKAITYQPSITNE; encoded by the coding sequence ATGCAAAAGCCTAAGTTAGGTTTCTGGGACATCTGGAATATGAGTTTCGGTTTCCTGGGTATTCAGTTCGGTTTTGCCCTACAGGGTTCAACCATGTCACGTATTTTTGAAACTTTAGGAGCTAGCAAGGATGATATTCCTATGCTTTGGATTGCGGCCCCTTTAGCTGGCTTGATTGTGCAACCCATTGTTGGGTACCTAAGTGATAACACTTGGCATAAAAGATTAGGAAGACGTAGACCTTTCTTTTTGTTAGGTGCGATTCTAAGTAGTATTGCCTTGTTATTCATGCCTTTTTCTTCTGAAGTATGGATGGCCGCTGGACTTCTTCTAGTTTTAGATGCTTCCATCAACATCAGCATGGAGCCCTTCCGGGCGCTGGTTGCTGATAAATTACCAGAATCTCAACGCAGTTACGGTTTTGTGGTTCAAACTTTAATTATAGGGGTAGGAACCTGGATAGCCAGTAACCTTCCTAAATTTCTCAATAACACATTAAATATCTCAAATGAGGCAGCGCCAGGGGTTGTTCCTGACTCGGTAAAAATAGCTTTCGGTGTAGGTGCTTTGGTTTTCATCACTTCGATTCTAGTTACCATATTTACTACAAAGGAATACTCACCAGAAGAAATGGCGGCTTTCGATGATGCCAGTGAGCCAGAAGAGAAAAAAGGCATGTGGGCAACAATCAGTTCCACCTATGCGCTGATGCCGGTCATCATGAAAAAACTGGGGGTGGTTCAATTCTTTTCTTGGTTTGCATTTTTTGCCATGTGGACGCTTGCAAACCCAGCATTGACAGAGCATATTTACAATGCCCCAAAACCTGATGTTAAAAATTTCGCTCAGCTAGATGATAGCGATAATGTATTGCTAGATGCAAATCAAGCAACCCTATTTTTAGATCAAACTCAAGAAGATGCCTATACAACACAAGATAAAGCGTACAATGAAGCTTCAGATGATGTAGGTTCTAAAATGGGTATCTATGGATTATCGTCCATGGCTTTTGCATTGTTGTTGACTTTTTACACTGCTTATAATAGCATCAACAGGAAAGTGGTACACATGGCCAGTTTGGTACTGGGAGGATTAGGCTTCCTGCTTATGTTTTACATTCCTGGCGAGCCAGAATACCTCGTGCTGTGCTTTGCCCTAGTGGGTATAGCCTGGGGGAGCATACTTTCCATGCCATACGCCATGCTTTCCAGTAGTGTGGAAAGTTCAAAAATGGGATTAATGATGGGAGTATTCAATATGTTCATCGTCATCCCACAAATCATTGCGGCTCTAGGTGGAGTGGTCCTATTGCACAATTTGATAGGCGAGGAGTCCATCCATGCCATGACCATTGCGGGAATATTTTTGATTCTAGCAGCACTATCTAACCTTTTGATCACTAACAAAAAAGCAATCACATATCAACCATCTATTACTAATGAGTAA
- a CDS encoding LacI family DNA-binding transcriptional regulator, whose amino-acid sequence MAQKITLKKIAQDLQVSISTVSKALRDSHEISLETREKIKQYAKKYNYKPNNIALSLKNQKTKKIGIIIPEIVHHFFATVISGIEKVANEKGYQVIICLSGESFAKEVVNMDMLANGSIDGFIMSLSKETMEKQDFHHLREVLNQGMPIVMFDRVVEGIACDKIIIDDAAASYSAADFLMRKGRKNLAIISTVDYVNVGRLRTQGFKDAVIGRGLDFKESSVLKIEDAENCATEIENFLKKDSYDGIVAVNELFAVTASKALQNLGKTIPDDVAIIAFTDGMLSKYASPTLTTIGQKGEDMGGLAAAKLIERLESKQDIDESYETVIVKTSLIERESTP is encoded by the coding sequence ATGGCTCAAAAAATTACCTTGAAGAAGATCGCACAGGACTTACAGGTGTCCATCTCTACTGTTTCTAAAGCTTTACGTGACTCACACGAAATCAGTCTAGAGACCCGCGAAAAGATCAAGCAGTATGCTAAAAAATACAATTATAAACCCAACAATATTGCCCTAAGTCTTAAGAACCAAAAGACCAAAAAAATAGGAATTATCATTCCTGAGATTGTACACCATTTCTTTGCGACGGTCATTTCTGGTATTGAAAAAGTGGCTAACGAGAAAGGATATCAAGTCATTATATGTCTATCTGGCGAAAGTTTTGCGAAAGAAGTGGTTAATATGGATATGTTAGCTAACGGCAGTATTGATGGTTTTATCATGAGTTTGTCTAAAGAAACTATGGAAAAGCAAGACTTTCATCACTTGAGAGAGGTGCTGAATCAAGGGATGCCCATCGTTATGTTTGATCGTGTGGTGGAAGGTATTGCCTGCGATAAAATCATTATAGACGACGCTGCCGCTTCCTATAGCGCTGCAGATTTCCTTATGAGAAAAGGCCGCAAAAATCTAGCGATCATATCAACGGTAGACTATGTGAATGTTGGAAGACTGCGTACTCAAGGATTTAAAGATGCCGTGATAGGTCGTGGTTTAGATTTTAAAGAAAGTAGTGTTCTCAAAATAGAGGATGCCGAAAATTGTGCTACAGAAATCGAAAACTTTTTAAAGAAGGATTCATACGATGGCATTGTGGCGGTCAATGAATTGTTTGCAGTGACTGCGAGTAAAGCTTTGCAAAATTTAGGTAAAACGATACCTGATGACGTGGCTATCATAGCATTTACAGATGGAATGTTAAGTAAATATGCCAGTCCCACCTTAACGACAATCGGTCAAAAGGGCGAGGATATGGGAGGTCTCGCTGCAGCTAAATTGATTGAACGCCTTGAAAGTAAACAGGATATCGATGAAAGCTACGAAACCGTTATCGTAAAAACTTCCCTTATTGAACGGGAATCCACACCATAA
- the pgmB gene encoding beta-phosphoglucomutase, which produces MSKKAFIFDLDGVVVDTAKFHFVAWQRLAVSLGINFTEEENEQLKGVSRVRSLEKILKWGNKEIDQKTFEEKLIQKNEEYLEMVETLTQEDILPGVHDFLLRLRESEQPIALGSASKNARPILKKLGIYDLFDAIVDGTDVSKAKPDPEVFLNACQLLNMPAKNAVVFEDSIAGVQAANNAGMISIGLGDQKNLSEADEVFESFLEMPTDYQHQLLNKTK; this is translated from the coding sequence ATGAGTAAGAAAGCATTCATATTTGATCTAGATGGTGTCGTAGTCGATACAGCCAAATTCCATTTTGTGGCTTGGCAACGACTAGCGGTTAGTCTAGGTATCAATTTTACCGAAGAAGAAAACGAACAGCTTAAAGGAGTGTCTAGAGTACGCTCCCTAGAGAAAATTTTGAAATGGGGCAATAAAGAAATTGATCAAAAAACATTTGAAGAGAAACTCATCCAGAAAAATGAGGAGTATCTAGAAATGGTAGAAACCTTAACACAAGAGGATATTCTTCCTGGAGTACATGATTTTTTATTACGCTTACGCGAAAGCGAACAACCTATAGCTTTAGGAAGTGCCAGCAAAAATGCGAGGCCTATCCTTAAGAAACTGGGAATCTATGATCTGTTTGACGCCATAGTGGATGGAACAGACGTGAGCAAAGCAAAACCAGATCCCGAAGTATTTCTAAATGCCTGTCAACTACTAAATATGCCAGCAAAAAACGCGGTGGTTTTTGAAGACAGCATTGCTGGAGTTCAAGCTGCTAATAATGCAGGTATGATCAGTATAGGTTTAGGAGATCAGAAAAATTTAAGTGAGGCAGATGAAGTTTTTGAAAGCTTCTTAGAAATGCCCACAGATTATCAACATCAGTTATTGAATAAAACGAAGTAA